In Methylomonas sp. ZR1, one DNA window encodes the following:
- a CDS encoding diguanylate cyclase → MSENTIKYAQLVDLASLQTLMDDLYRVIGIPNAIIDTDGVVITNAGWQEACVKFHRVNHNTCSNCIESDTALVESMLKGEQFAIYKCLNGLVDSAMPIIVEGQHVANIFTGQCFIDPPDLEFFRSQARRYGFEESSYLQSISKVPVIAKQRLEIITEMYAQLAQAFAKHGADRLQQKLAATELAELNNELNRRVEERTEQLFQNNQQLLLEKRALAASEARLSALFKHMSSGVAVYRASEDGRDFIIIGFNKAAEQIEKITRKELIGKKLTEMFPGVFEFGLLDVLRRVAKTGTPEAFPPSYYRDERIQGWRENYVYKLPGGEIVSIYNDVTERKLAEKALHLTQFSVDRATECLYWITADARFQFVNNTACQVLGYSREELLTFSVMDIDKDLTAENWPAHWQEVKQKGALKMEAIHRCKDGREIPVEVAANYLVFEGLEYNCAFVRDISERKALQAELERQARIDYLTGIANRRYFMEQGEAELARSDRYGNPLSVLMLDIDYFKAVNDNYGHAAGDQALQKLGCILVEVLREIDIPGRMGGEEFAILLPETGLLKALEVAERLRSVVADSVIPVESGLELQFTVSIGVATLTDKNSSIGDLLNLADKGLYQAKHSGRNKVCRFSPQD, encoded by the coding sequence ATGTCCGAAAACACCATCAAATACGCCCAACTTGTCGATCTTGCCAGTCTGCAAACGCTGATGGACGATTTGTACCGGGTGATCGGCATACCTAACGCCATTATCGATACCGACGGCGTTGTTATCACCAACGCCGGCTGGCAAGAGGCCTGCGTAAAATTTCATCGGGTCAACCACAACACCTGCAGTAACTGCATAGAAAGCGATACGGCCTTGGTTGAAAGCATGTTGAAGGGGGAGCAGTTTGCAATCTACAAATGTCTGAACGGGTTGGTAGATTCGGCTATGCCGATTATCGTCGAGGGCCAGCACGTCGCCAATATTTTTACCGGTCAATGTTTTATTGATCCTCCGGATCTGGAATTCTTCCGCAGCCAGGCCAGGCGATATGGATTCGAGGAATCTAGTTATCTGCAAAGCATCAGCAAGGTGCCGGTCATTGCGAAGCAGCGGCTGGAAATCATCACGGAAATGTACGCGCAACTCGCGCAAGCCTTTGCCAAACACGGTGCGGACCGGTTGCAGCAAAAACTGGCGGCGACGGAACTGGCGGAGCTTAATAACGAACTGAATCGGCGCGTCGAGGAAAGAACCGAGCAACTGTTTCAAAACAATCAGCAGTTGCTGCTGGAAAAACGCGCCCTGGCCGCCAGCGAAGCACGCTTATCGGCATTATTCAAACACATGAGTAGCGGCGTGGCGGTATACCGGGCCAGTGAGGACGGCCGGGATTTCATTATCATCGGCTTTAACAAGGCTGCCGAGCAGATCGAAAAAATCACCCGCAAAGAATTGATCGGTAAAAAACTGACCGAGATGTTTCCGGGGGTATTCGAATTCGGGCTGTTGGATGTATTGCGGCGGGTCGCCAAAACCGGGACGCCGGAGGCTTTTCCGCCCTCATATTACCGTGATGAGCGGATTCAGGGTTGGCGGGAAAATTATGTGTATAAATTGCCCGGCGGCGAAATTGTCTCGATTTACAACGATGTTACCGAACGCAAGCTGGCGGAAAAGGCTTTGCATCTGACGCAGTTTTCGGTGGATAGAGCCACTGAATGTTTGTACTGGATAACCGCTGACGCCAGATTCCAATTTGTAAACAACACCGCCTGCCAAGTATTGGGCTATAGCCGCGAGGAGTTGCTGACATTTTCGGTAATGGATATAGACAAGGATTTAACGGCGGAAAATTGGCCCGCGCACTGGCAGGAAGTCAAACAAAAAGGCGCGTTAAAAATGGAAGCTATCCATCGCTGTAAAGACGGTCGGGAAATTCCGGTGGAAGTGGCCGCGAATTATCTGGTTTTCGAAGGTCTGGAATATAACTGTGCGTTCGTGCGCGACATCAGCGAGCGCAAAGCCCTGCAAGCGGAACTGGAGCGCCAGGCGCGTATCGATTATCTAACCGGCATCGCCAATCGCCGCTATTTCATGGAGCAGGGTGAAGCGGAGCTGGCGCGCAGTGATCGTTACGGCAACCCGTTGTCGGTACTGATGCTGGACATCGACTATTTTAAAGCCGTCAACGACAACTACGGCCATGCTGCCGGCGATCAGGCCTTGCAAAAACTGGGCTGCATTTTGGTGGAGGTTTTGCGGGAAATCGACATCCCCGGGCGCATGGGCGGCGAGGAATTTGCGATCTTATTACCGGAAACCGGCTTGCTTAAAGCCCTTGAGGTGGCGGAACGACTCCGAAGTGTAGTGGCGGATAGCGTGATTCCGGTTGAATCGGGGTTGGAATTGCAATTTACCGTATCAATTGGCGTGGCTACGCTGACGGATAAAAACAGCAGCATCGGCGATTTGCTGAATTTGGCCGATAAGGGTTTGTATCAAGCCAAACACAGCGGTCGGAATAAGGTCTGTCGTTTTTCGCCGCAAGATTAG
- a CDS encoding 3'-5' exonuclease family protein, producing MPKLVNQPLAFVDLETTGATATKDRITEIGIVLVDADGVREWNQLVNPQTRIPLFIEQMTGISNQMVAEMPSFAQVAGEVAELLEGRLFIAHNARFDYGFLKNEFSRIGLTFRPQVLCTVKLSRALYPQYHRHNLDSLIERHGLKAKDRHRALADAQLIHQFWTQACEQFSEAVVDQAAQRLVGRSSLPSNIDPNLIHDLPETPGVYLFYGENDLPLYIGKSVNIRNRVLAHFGADHKNSKEMSLAQQLRRIDWIETAGELGALLLEARLIKEKTPVHNQRLRRKNALCAWQLQQQGEQLKPVLIWAGELDFGAQDNLYGLYHNLRDAQKALRGVAEQHGLCLSVLGLEKTAAGRPCFGHQIKKCRGACVGLEAPLAHAARLLIAMQKLKLAVWPYRGAIGVREGEELHVIDRWCYLGTAKNEADIEELLQNGRPAFDRDTYMLLSKSLKKAEVVVLSRMLEMVGK from the coding sequence ATGCCGAAACTCGTTAACCAGCCGCTGGCCTTCGTCGACCTGGAAACTACCGGCGCGACTGCCACTAAGGATCGCATCACCGAAATCGGTATCGTGTTGGTCGATGCAGACGGCGTGCGGGAATGGAACCAACTGGTCAACCCGCAAACCCGTATTCCGTTGTTCATCGAACAAATGACCGGCATCAGCAACCAGATGGTCGCCGAGATGCCCAGCTTTGCCCAAGTGGCCGGTGAAGTGGCGGAATTACTGGAAGGCCGGCTGTTCATCGCTCACAACGCCCGCTTCGATTACGGCTTTTTGAAGAACGAATTTAGCCGGATCGGCCTGACCTTTCGGCCGCAAGTGTTATGTACCGTCAAACTGTCGCGGGCTTTGTATCCGCAGTACCACCGGCATAATCTGGATAGCCTGATCGAACGCCACGGTTTAAAAGCCAAAGACCGGCATCGGGCGTTAGCCGACGCCCAGTTGATCCACCAATTCTGGACTCAGGCTTGCGAACAGTTTTCCGAGGCGGTGGTCGATCAAGCCGCCCAGCGTCTGGTCGGCCGCTCCAGCCTACCGTCCAACATCGACCCAAACTTGATCCACGATTTGCCGGAAACCCCCGGCGTTTACCTGTTCTACGGCGAAAACGATCTGCCGCTGTACATCGGTAAAAGCGTGAATATTCGTAACCGGGTATTGGCGCATTTCGGCGCCGACCACAAGAACAGCAAGGAGATGAGTCTGGCTCAGCAATTACGCCGAATTGACTGGATCGAAACCGCCGGCGAGTTGGGCGCGCTACTGCTGGAAGCGCGCTTGATCAAGGAAAAAACGCCGGTGCATAACCAGCGCCTGCGCCGTAAAAACGCCTTGTGTGCCTGGCAGTTGCAACAACAGGGCGAACAGCTTAAGCCGGTATTGATCTGGGCCGGCGAGCTGGATTTTGGCGCTCAGGATAATCTGTACGGCCTGTACCACAACCTGCGAGACGCCCAGAAAGCCTTACGCGGCGTCGCCGAGCAGCACGGCCTGTGTTTAAGCGTACTGGGCCTGGAGAAAACCGCCGCCGGCCGGCCCTGCTTTGGCCACCAGATCAAAAAATGCCGCGGTGCCTGCGTCGGTTTGGAAGCGCCGCTGGCCCACGCGGCGCGGCTATTGATTGCAATGCAAAAACTCAAACTCGCCGTCTGGCCGTATCGGGGCGCGATTGGTGTGCGCGAAGGCGAAGAACTGCATGTGATAGATCGTTGGTGTTATCTAGGCACAGCCAAAAACGAAGCCGACATCGAGGAGCTTTTGCAGAACGGTCGCCCAGCATTTGATCGGGACACTTACATGCTGCTGAGTAAGTCGTTGAAAAAGGCGGAGGTTGTAGTGTTGTCGCGAATGTTGGAAATGGTAGGTAAATGA
- the gcvP gene encoding aminomethyl-transferring glycine dehydrogenase — protein MSAKNARLDQLEMRGNFIQRHIGPNAQQTQEMLAELGLSDLEQIVGQVIPANILNHEPLKLTNTISERAVIKYLRKMRERNKVLVSMIGMGYYDTIMPAVIKRNVLENPGWYTAYTPYQAEVGQGRLEALLNFQQMIIDLTGMDIANASLLDEATAAAEAMTMSRRLAKSPSNTVLIDKDCHPQTIAVVQTRAGSLGYNVVVADPFDNLAQHDFFALILQYPGSSGEIRDLTEATAIAHGKQALVTVAADLLSLVLLKPPAAFDVDIAVGSAQRFGVPMGYGGPHAAFFATRDEFKRSMPGRLIGVSKDSHGQIALRMALQTREQHIRRDKATSNICTSQVLLAVIAGFYAVYHGAEGLRLIAGRVHRYAQILAAGLVQSGHRVLSQCYFDTVLVSVPNRARRIAAQAADVNINLRVIDADTLGISLDETTNREHLRTLWQVFASPIAELPDIAALDATLGECIPDTLLRDDAILSHPVFSLYHSETEMMRYMRRLARRDIALDRAMIPLGSCTMKLNAATEMQAISFYEFNAMHPFVPLYQAQGYQQLFAELEDMLCDLTGFDAFSLQPNAGSQGEYTGLLVIRKYHQVNGQGQRTVCLIPASAHGTNPASASLAGLTVVVVACDEQGNVSVDDLRAKAEQFKDTLAALMITYPSTHGVYEQAFREICDIVHQHGGQVYMDGANFNALVGLCRPGKIGADVAHLNLHKTFCIPHGGGGPGVGPIGVGAHLAPYLPDHPLVEGVNPAKGEHGTVGTVSAAPWGSASILTISWAYIAMMGATGLRRATLTAIMNANYIARRLASHYPILYTDANGWVAHECIIDCHAFKKTANVTVEDIAKRLIDYGFHAPTVSFPVPDTLMIEPTESENKTEIDRFCAAMIAIREEIHEIETGTADPEHNVLHNAPHTHRLLLEDWHLPYSRQKAFFPDSHQHDDKYWPPVGRIDSVYGDRHVFCSCPLDWAQAATECDAETR, from the coding sequence ATGTCTGCAAAAAACGCCCGTCTCGATCAACTGGAAATGCGCGGTAACTTCATTCAACGCCACATCGGTCCCAATGCTCAACAGACTCAGGAGATGCTGGCCGAGCTGGGTTTGAGCGATCTGGAACAGATTGTCGGCCAAGTGATTCCGGCCAATATTTTGAATCACGAACCGCTGAAACTTACCAATACCATCAGCGAGCGGGCGGTGATCAAATACCTGCGCAAAATGCGCGAGCGCAACAAGGTGCTGGTATCGATGATAGGTATGGGTTACTACGACACCATCATGCCGGCGGTGATCAAGCGTAACGTGTTGGAAAACCCCGGCTGGTATACCGCCTACACCCCATATCAAGCCGAAGTCGGGCAGGGTAGGCTGGAGGCTTTGCTGAATTTTCAGCAAATGATCATCGATTTGACCGGCATGGACATCGCCAATGCATCCTTATTGGACGAAGCGACTGCGGCGGCGGAAGCAATGACCATGTCGCGGCGGCTAGCAAAAAGCCCGTCCAACACTGTGTTGATCGATAAAGATTGTCACCCGCAGACCATCGCGGTGGTGCAGACACGGGCCGGTTCCTTGGGCTACAACGTGGTGGTCGCCGATCCGTTCGACAATCTGGCCCAACACGATTTCTTTGCCTTGATTCTGCAATATCCGGGCTCCAGCGGCGAAATCCGCGATCTGACCGAGGCGACCGCGATTGCCCACGGCAAACAAGCATTGGTCACGGTAGCGGCTGATTTACTGAGTTTGGTTCTGCTTAAACCGCCCGCAGCCTTCGATGTGGACATTGCGGTAGGCAGCGCTCAGAGGTTTGGTGTGCCTATGGGTTACGGCGGTCCGCACGCGGCGTTTTTTGCCACCCGCGACGAATTCAAGCGCTCGATGCCCGGGCGCTTGATTGGTGTGTCCAAAGACAGTCACGGCCAGATCGCTTTGCGAATGGCCCTGCAAACCCGCGAGCAACACATTCGCCGCGATAAGGCCACCAGTAATATCTGTACATCCCAGGTGTTATTGGCGGTGATTGCCGGGTTTTACGCGGTCTATCACGGCGCTGAAGGTCTGCGGCTGATCGCCGGCCGGGTGCATCGCTATGCGCAGATTCTGGCTGCGGGCTTGGTGCAAAGCGGCCATCGCGTGCTGAGCCAGTGCTATTTCGATACCGTGCTGGTCAGTGTGCCGAATCGGGCCCGCCGCATCGCCGCGCAGGCGGCTGATGTGAATATCAATCTGCGGGTTATCGACGCCGATACGCTGGGAATTTCCCTGGACGAAACCACCAACCGCGAGCATTTACGCACCTTATGGCAGGTGTTCGCTTCGCCGATTGCCGAATTGCCGGACATCGCCGCGTTGGATGCGACGTTGGGCGAATGCATCCCGGATACGCTATTGCGTGACGACGCAATTCTGAGCCATCCAGTGTTCAGTCTGTACCATTCGGAAACCGAGATGATGCGTTACATGCGCCGGCTGGCGCGCCGCGATATTGCCTTGGACCGGGCGATGATCCCGCTAGGCTCGTGCACGATGAAACTGAACGCTGCCACCGAAATGCAAGCCATCTCGTTCTACGAATTCAATGCCATGCATCCGTTTGTGCCGCTGTATCAAGCCCAAGGCTATCAGCAGTTGTTCGCGGAACTGGAAGATATGCTCTGCGACCTGACCGGCTTCGATGCCTTCTCGTTGCAGCCCAATGCCGGTTCGCAAGGTGAGTACACCGGTTTGCTGGTGATACGTAAGTATCATCAAGTCAATGGTCAGGGCCAACGCACTGTCTGTCTGATCCCGGCGTCCGCGCATGGCACCAATCCGGCCAGCGCCAGTCTGGCCGGATTGACTGTGGTGGTGGTGGCTTGCGACGAGCAAGGCAATGTCAGTGTTGACGATTTGCGCGCCAAAGCCGAGCAGTTTAAGGATACGCTGGCGGCCTTGATGATTACCTACCCGTCCACCCACGGGGTCTACGAACAAGCGTTTCGGGAGATCTGCGACATCGTTCATCAACACGGCGGCCAGGTGTATATGGATGGCGCTAATTTCAACGCCCTGGTCGGCCTATGTCGGCCCGGCAAGATCGGCGCGGACGTGGCGCATTTGAATTTGCACAAGACGTTTTGCATTCCGCATGGCGGCGGCGGTCCTGGCGTAGGGCCTATCGGCGTGGGTGCGCATCTGGCGCCGTACTTGCCGGATCACCCACTCGTGGAAGGCGTCAATCCCGCCAAGGGCGAACACGGCACGGTCGGTACCGTATCGGCGGCGCCGTGGGGCTCGGCGAGTATTTTGACGATTTCCTGGGCCTACATCGCGATGATGGGCGCTACCGGCCTGCGCCGCGCCACGTTAACCGCGATCATGAACGCCAATTACATCGCTCGCCGCCTGGCTTCGCATTACCCGATTCTGTACACCGACGCCAACGGCTGGGTCGCGCACGAATGCATCATCGATTGCCACGCCTTTAAAAAAACCGCCAACGTCACGGTCGAAGACATCGCCAAACGCCTGATCGATTACGGTTTCCATGCCCCGACCGTATCATTTCCGGTGCCGGATACCTTGATGATCGAACCCACCGAAAGCGAGAACAAAACCGAAATCGACCGCTTTTGCGCGGCGATGATCGCGATCCGCGAGGAAATCCACGAGATCGAGACCGGCACAGCCGACCCGGAGCACAACGTGTTGCACAACGCGCCGCATACCCACCGCCTGTTGCTGGAGGACTGGCATTTGCCGTATTCCCGGCAAAAAGCCTTTTTCCCGGATAGCCACCAGCACGATGACAAGTACTGGCCGCCGGTCGGCCGCATCGACAGTGTCTACGGCGACCGCCATGTGTTTTGCAGTTGCCCGCTGGATTGGGCGCAAGCCGCGACGGAGTGCGATGCCGAAACTCGTTAA
- the gcvT gene encoding glycine cleavage system aminomethyltransferase GcvT: MNSSKQTPLYDLHRQLGAKMTTFAGYQMPVQYKNGIIHEHLHCRSQAGFFDISHMGQCRILGEGAAEALEKLTPGGIVDLKCGAQKYTVLTNADGGVIDDIIVTRIESGLSLIVNAGCKDKDFAYLRSQLPADCVFEALAELALFALQGPAAAAVLAKFAPQTGELKFMQACATDIAGTLCHISRSGYTGEDGFEISLPQADAEHIARLLLADDCVEPIGLGARDTLRLEAGLCLYGHELSESITPIEAGLQWIFKKGHSDFPGAEKILPQRQDGAERVRVGLLVDGRIPVRDGCEIVHQEQSIGTVTSGSFSPSLNRPVAMALLDRRFAEPSTGLTALVRNSAISVTVTSLPFVPHRYRRT, from the coding sequence GTGAATAGTTCAAAGCAAACTCCCTTATACGATTTACATCGGCAACTAGGTGCCAAGATGACCACGTTTGCCGGTTACCAGATGCCGGTGCAATACAAAAACGGCATCATTCACGAGCATTTGCACTGCCGCAGCCAGGCCGGTTTCTTCGATATTTCCCATATGGGCCAGTGCCGAATATTGGGCGAAGGCGCGGCAGAGGCCTTAGAAAAACTCACGCCCGGCGGCATCGTCGATTTAAAGTGCGGCGCGCAGAAATATACGGTGTTGACTAATGCCGACGGCGGCGTTATCGACGACATCATCGTCACCCGCATCGAATCCGGCTTATCCCTCATCGTCAATGCCGGTTGCAAGGACAAGGATTTTGCTTATCTGCGCAGCCAATTACCGGCCGATTGCGTATTCGAAGCGTTAGCTGAGCTAGCCTTGTTTGCCTTACAAGGGCCGGCTGCGGCAGCGGTGCTGGCCAAGTTTGCGCCGCAGACTGGCGAGCTGAAATTTATGCAAGCGTGCGCCACCGATATTGCCGGAACCCTATGCCACATCAGCCGTAGCGGCTACACTGGCGAAGACGGCTTTGAAATATCCTTGCCGCAAGCCGACGCCGAGCACATCGCCCGTTTGCTGTTGGCGGACGACTGTGTTGAACCGATTGGCTTGGGTGCTAGAGATACGCTGCGTTTGGAAGCCGGTTTGTGCCTGTATGGACACGAACTCAGCGAATCGATTACGCCTATCGAGGCGGGCTTGCAATGGATATTCAAAAAAGGCCACAGCGATTTTCCCGGCGCGGAAAAAATTCTGCCGCAACGGCAGGATGGCGCGGAGCGAGTGCGCGTCGGCTTACTGGTGGATGGCCGTATTCCAGTGCGGGACGGCTGTGAGATTGTGCATCAGGAACAGTCAATCGGCACGGTGACCAGCGGCAGTTTCTCGCCGAGTCTAAATCGGCCGGTGGCGATGGCGCTGTTGGATCGCCGATTTGCCGAGCCGAGTACCGGATTAACCGCGCTGGTGCGGAACTCTGCTATTTCGGTGACGGTCACTTCGCTACCTTTCGTTCCGCACCGTTACCGGAGAACATAA
- a CDS encoding FHA domain-containing protein has protein sequence MEDDKTVFMGVGPFNVAEVDADRTVLVKPETLLVDLLNISGQVIANYVFENSFSVGRAQENSVVVNDQSISRHHLQIKREADGWWLYDLNSTHGVYLDKQRLAAKTKLQLPVLLGLGVSPFELKIASANARPVLPTPKDDATLFAAAQTPVLNQPIAPPPKPQRNLSADAIKNRLLSEEESADMGDYTRMVRRVIREDRTVRTKNYKKLIWSLGILFVIAAGLVTYQYLALDNARKLAINMFYDVKTLEVSLSQADIRLAENIESLGKALEELKDEKLKVSQERIKAEQAKILEEKKRLAEERQKLKLMKAKYQEYLKEIDFLRLSFPTDEQYERELITRVVRGFGESELELPEEFVTQVRQYIKNWQDTGRLRLAIKNMQDNQYGPMVLEALDKEGLPAYFMYLPLQESNYDTKAIGPETRFGIAKGAWQFLATTGQEYGLLPGPLANVREYDEQDARFDFAQATQAGAKYLKYIYSKQAQASGLLVMASYNYGHNKVRGMVEKMPDNPRDRNFWKFIQQYEIPVETYDYVFYIVSAAVIGEDPKHFGFDFSPPLLQLTQAVN, from the coding sequence ATGGAAGACGATAAAACCGTTTTCATGGGTGTCGGTCCGTTTAACGTAGCGGAAGTAGATGCTGATCGCACCGTATTGGTCAAGCCGGAAACGCTACTGGTCGATTTGCTGAATATTAGCGGACAAGTGATAGCCAATTACGTCTTCGAGAACAGTTTCAGCGTGGGGCGTGCCCAAGAGAACTCGGTGGTCGTCAACGATCAATCCATCAGCCGGCATCATTTGCAAATCAAGCGCGAAGCGGACGGCTGGTGGCTTTATGATTTAAACAGTACGCACGGCGTGTATCTGGATAAGCAAAGACTGGCCGCCAAAACCAAGTTGCAGTTGCCGGTGTTGTTGGGTCTGGGCGTTTCACCGTTTGAACTAAAAATCGCCTCGGCAAATGCAAGACCCGTTTTGCCCACGCCTAAAGACGACGCCACTTTATTTGCCGCTGCGCAAACGCCGGTTTTAAATCAGCCCATAGCCCCACCACCCAAGCCGCAACGGAATTTATCTGCCGACGCCATCAAAAACCGCCTGTTGTCCGAAGAAGAATCGGCGGATATGGGCGATTACACGCGCATGGTGCGGCGGGTGATCCGCGAGGATAGAACCGTCAGAACCAAAAACTATAAAAAACTGATTTGGTCCTTGGGAATCTTGTTTGTGATAGCCGCCGGCTTGGTCACTTACCAATACCTGGCGCTGGACAATGCCCGTAAGCTGGCGATCAACATGTTTTACGACGTCAAAACCCTGGAAGTCAGTTTGTCGCAAGCCGATATTCGCTTGGCGGAAAATATCGAATCTCTGGGTAAGGCTCTGGAGGAGTTAAAGGACGAAAAACTAAAGGTCTCGCAGGAGCGCATCAAAGCCGAACAGGCGAAAATTCTGGAAGAAAAAAAACGCCTGGCCGAGGAGCGGCAAAAGCTGAAGCTAATGAAAGCCAAGTATCAGGAATACCTGAAAGAAATCGATTTTCTACGCCTGAGCTTCCCGACCGACGAACAATACGAACGCGAGTTAATCACGCGGGTGGTCAGAGGCTTTGGCGAAAGTGAGCTGGAACTGCCTGAAGAATTTGTCACGCAAGTGCGGCAATACATCAAAAATTGGCAAGATACCGGCAGATTGCGCCTGGCTATTAAAAACATGCAAGACAACCAATACGGCCCGATGGTGCTGGAAGCCTTGGATAAGGAAGGTCTGCCCGCTTATTTTATGTATTTGCCGCTGCAGGAAAGCAATTACGACACGAAAGCGATAGGGCCGGAAACGCGCTTTGGCATTGCCAAGGGGGCCTGGCAATTCTTAGCCACCACCGGCCAGGAATACGGTTTACTGCCCGGACCGCTAGCAAATGTCAGAGAATACGACGAGCAGGATGCGCGTTTTGATTTTGCGCAGGCCACCCAAGCTGGCGCCAAATACCTGAAATACATCTACAGCAAGCAGGCGCAGGCATCGGGCTTGTTGGTGATGGCCAGTTATAACTACGGCCACAATAAGGTACGCGGGATGGTGGAAAAAATGCCGGATAACCCGCGCGACCGCAACTTCTGGAAATTCATCCAGCAATACGAAATTCCAGTAGAAACCTATGATTACGTGTTTTACATCGTCTCGGCGGCGGTGATAGGCGAAGACCCTAAGCATTTCGGTTTCGACTTTAGCCCGCCACTTCTACAGCTAACTCAGGCCGTCAATTGA
- a CDS encoding MBOAT family protein — protein MQFDSFLFLIFWLIVLALHYSIRNWRTQKIVLLIASYLFYAAWNPPFVVLLWISTTVDFFLAKTMAAAKSQERRKGLLTISLLVNLGFLGFFKYADFLNQSFAGLLGLAGINYQPLPLGIVLPIGISFYTFQTLSYTLDVYQRKTPAETSFLDFSLFVTFFPQLVAGPIVRAPQFLPQCKAPQKATSQQFVWGLTLFLFGIFAKAILADTALAPVVDQIYATPSAFAAQDVWLGVLAFSGQIFFDFAGYSLCAIGAALTLGFSLPDNFHCPYGALGFSDFWKRWHISLSSWLRDYLYFSLGGSRGKPVRTVFNLVLVMILGGLWHGAAWTFAVWGCLHGLFLVVEHGIKQVTAYRPLGLAPKLVLIVLTFLLVSLTWIPFRAQGFDNLAAILGALTNTTGSSELGMLSRIVVVTVMATTLIWHIVSRDIRLEQRFDSFSPMVKTSLVALLMVCVGIFSTGDSRAFIYFQF, from the coding sequence ATGCAATTTGATTCGTTTTTATTTCTGATTTTTTGGCTAATCGTTTTAGCCCTGCATTATTCGATACGCAATTGGCGAACGCAAAAAATCGTTCTGCTAATCGCCAGTTATTTGTTCTACGCCGCCTGGAATCCGCCATTCGTGGTGCTGTTATGGATTTCCACCACCGTAGACTTTTTTCTGGCCAAAACCATGGCGGCGGCAAAAAGCCAGGAACGCCGCAAAGGTTTGCTGACGATTAGTTTGTTGGTGAATCTTGGTTTTCTGGGTTTTTTCAAATACGCGGATTTCTTGAACCAAAGTTTTGCCGGTTTGCTCGGGTTGGCCGGAATAAACTATCAACCGCTGCCTTTGGGCATTGTGTTGCCGATCGGTATTTCCTTTTATACCTTCCAAACTTTGTCCTACACGCTGGACGTTTATCAACGCAAAACGCCAGCCGAAACCAGCTTTCTGGATTTTTCCTTGTTTGTGACCTTTTTTCCGCAACTGGTGGCCGGGCCAATTGTCCGCGCACCCCAGTTTCTGCCCCAGTGTAAAGCCCCGCAAAAAGCCACCAGTCAGCAATTCGTTTGGGGGCTGACGCTATTTTTATTCGGAATTTTCGCCAAAGCCATTTTGGCTGACACTGCCTTAGCGCCGGTAGTCGATCAGATTTACGCTACGCCCAGTGCGTTTGCCGCGCAGGATGTTTGGCTGGGTGTGTTGGCGTTTTCCGGGCAAATCTTTTTCGACTTTGCAGGCTACTCCTTATGCGCCATCGGTGCTGCGCTGACTTTGGGTTTTAGCCTGCCCGATAATTTTCATTGTCCTTATGGCGCGCTGGGCTTTTCGGATTTCTGGAAGCGCTGGCATATCTCGCTGTCCAGCTGGTTACGGGATTACCTGTATTTTAGTCTCGGCGGCAGCAGAGGTAAGCCCGTTAGGACCGTCTTCAATCTGGTATTGGTGATGATCTTGGGTGGGCTATGGCATGGTGCGGCCTGGACTTTTGCGGTATGGGGATGTTTGCACGGCTTGTTTTTAGTGGTCGAACACGGCATCAAGCAAGTCACGGCTTATCGTCCGCTTGGGCTTGCGCCAAAACTGGTGCTGATTGTGCTGACCTTTTTGCTGGTGTCGCTGACCTGGATTCCGTTTCGTGCGCAAGGCTTCGACAACTTAGCGGCAATATTAGGGGCACTGACCAATACCACGGGCAGTAGTGAATTGGGGATGCTCAGCCGGATTGTCGTCGTGACCGTCATGGCAACAACGTTGATTTGGCATATCGTCAGCCGGGACATCAGGCTTGAACAACGATTCGACAGTTTTTCGCCCATGGTCAAAACCAGCCTCGTCGCCTTGTTGATGGTTTGTGTGGGTATTTTTTCTACGGGTGATAGTCGTGCATTCATATACTTCCAATTCTAG